The following are from one region of the Sciurus carolinensis chromosome 5, mSciCar1.2, whole genome shotgun sequence genome:
- the Lats2 gene encoding serine/threonine-protein kinase LATS2 isoform X3, protein MDFLFPGVGPHSVPGHQHPPKAYGASMEAAGAHFPATCPAGPSLPLPGAHYGRAHLLVPGEPLGYGVQRSPSFQSKTPPESGGYAGLTAKGQGAPPGASITFPAPTAGLYGPHAHHKQGPGAHQLHVMGARGQVFAGDSPQQSLLVPSRNSLNVDLYELGGAPVQQWPAATLARRDSLQKPGLEAPRQHVAFRPDGPGPSRTNSFNSQQPRAGAPGQAEPSLPTPNTVTAVTAAHILHPVKSVRVLRPEPQTAVGPSHPAWVPAPATESLDSKDEHALGLGATGVYPLDVEYSGPDRRCPPPPYPKHLLLHSKSEQYDLDSLCAGVEQSLRGGPTTEPTDRSDKSHKSAKGDKGGKDKKQIQTSPVPVRKNSRDEEKRESRIKSYSPYAFKFFMEQHVENVIKTYQQKVNRRLQLEQEMAKAGLCEAEQEQMRKILYQKESNYNRLKRAKMDKSMFVKIKTLGIGAFGEVCLACKVDTHALYAMKTLRKKDVLNRNQVAHVKAERDILAEADNEWVVKLYYSFQDKDSLYFVMDYIPGGDMMSLLIRMEVFPEHLARFYIAELTLAIESVHKMGFIHRDIKPDNILIDLDGHIKLTDFGLCTGFRWTHNSKYYQKGNHIRQDSMEPSDLWDDVSNCRCGDRLKTLEQRARKQHQRCLAHSLVGTPNYIAPEVLLRKGYTQLCDWWSVGVILFEMLVGQPPFLAPTPTETQLKVINWENTLHIPAQVKLSPEARDLITKLCCSADCRLGREGADDLKAHPFFSAIDFSSDIRKQPAPYVPTISHPMDTSNFDPVDEESPWNENSESSAKTWDTLTSPNNKHPEHAFYEFTFRRFFDDNGYPFRCPKPSGAEASKSENSELETSDLVDQSEGCQPVYV, encoded by the exons ATGGACTTCCTCTTCCCGGGAGTTGGTCCCCACAGTGTGCCTGGCCACCAGCATCCACCCAAGGCCTATGGTGCCAGCATGGAGGCAGCAGGAGCACATTTCCCAGCCACCTGCCCCGCCGGTCCATCCCTGCCACTTCCAGGTGCGCACTATGGCCGCGCGCACCTCCTAGTGCCCGGGGAGCCCCTGGGCTACGGTGTACAGCGCAGCCCCTCCTTCCAGAGCAAGACACCACCCGAGTCAGGGGGCTATGCTGGCCTGACTGCCAAGGGCCAGGGGGCCCCACCAGGCGCCAGCATCACCTTCCCAGCGCCCACTGCCGGACTGTATGGCCCTCATGCACACCACAAGCAGGGTCCTGGGGCCCACCAACTGCACGTGATGGGTGCCCGGGGCCAGGTGTTTGCTGGTGACAGCCCACAGCAAAGTCTGCTGGTCCCCTCCAGAAACAGCCTCAATGTGGATCTATATGAGCTGGGCGGTGCTCCAGTGCAGCAGTGGCCAGCAGCCACGCTGGCTCGCCGTGACTCATTGCAAAAGCCCGGCCTGGAGGCGCCACGCCAGCATGTGGCCTTCCGGCCTGACGGCCCAGGACCCAGCAGGACCAACTCCTTCAACAGTCAGCAGCCGCGGGCCGGTGCACCAGGCCAGGCTGAGCCTTCCCTGCCTACCCCCAACACTGTCACAGCCGTGACAGCCGCACACATCCTGCACCCAGTGAAGAGTGTGCGGGTACTGAGACCTGAACCACAGACCGCCGTGggcccctcccaccctgcctggGTGCCCGCACCTGCCACTGAAAGCCTGGACTCCAAGGATGAGCATGCCCTGGGCCTGGGTGCCACTGGTGTCTACCCACTGGACGTGGAGTACAGTGGCCCAGACCGCAGATGCCCACCACCACCCTACCCCAAACACCTGCTGCTGCACAGCAAGTCTGAGCAGTACGACCTGGACAGCCTGTGCGCCGGTGTGGAGCAGAGCCTCCGTGGGGGCCCAACTACAGAGCCCACCGACAGGAGCGACAAGAGCCACAAGAGTGCCAAGGGAGACAAAGGTGGCAAGGATAAAAAGCAGATCCAGACCTCTCCAGTGCCAGTTCGCAAAAATAGCAGAGATGAAGAGAAGAGGGAATCGCGCATCAAGAGCTACTCCCCATATGCCTTTAAATTCTTCATGGAGCAGCACgtggaaaatgtcataaaaacCTACCAGCAAAAGGTCAACCGGAGACTGCAGCTTGAACAAGAAATGGCCaaa GCTGGACTCTGTGAGGCTGAGCAGGAACAGATGAGGAAGATCCTCTACCAGAAGGAGTCGAATTACAACAGGCTGAAGAGGGCCAAGATGGACAAATCCATGTTTGTGAAAATCAAGACCCTGGGGATCGGTGCCTTTGGAGAAGTATGCCTTGCTTGTAAGGTGGACACTCATGCCTTGTATGCCATGAAGACCCTGAGGAAGAAAGATGTCCTGAACCGGAATCAGGTGGCCCACGTCAAGGCTGAGAGGGACATCCTGGCTGAGGCGGACAATGAGTGGGTGGTCAAACTCTACTACTCCTTCCAAGACAAAGACAGCCTTTACTTTGTGATGGACTACATCCCTGGGGGGGACATGATGAGCCTGCTGATCCGGATGGAGGTTTTCCCTGAGCACCTGGCCCGGTTCTACATTGCAGAGTTGACTCTGGCCATTGAGAGTGTCCACAAGATGGGCTTCATCCACCGAGACATCAAGCCTGACAACATTTTGATAGATCTGGATGGTCACATCAAACTGACAGATTTTGGCCTCTGCACTGGATTCAGGTGGACTCACAATTCCAAATACTACCAGAAAG GGAACCACATCAGACAGGATAGCATGGAGCCCAGTGACCTCTGGGATGATGTGTCTAACTGTCGATGTGGGGACAGACTGAAGACCCTGGAGCAGAGAGCACGGAAGCAGCACCAGAGGTGCCTGGCACATTCCCTAGTTGGAACCCCAAATTACATCGCACCAGAGGTGCTCTTGCGCAAAG GGTACACTCAGCTCTGTGACTGGTGGAGTGTTGGTGTGATTCTCTTCGAGATGTTGGTGGGACAGCCACCATTTTTGGCTCCTACTCCCACAGAAACCCAGCTAAAG GTGATAAACTGGGAGAACACACTCCACATTCCAGCCCAGGTCAAGCTGAGCCCGGAGGCAAGGGACCTCATCACCAAACTGTGCTGCTCTGCTGACTGCCGCCTGGGGCGGGAGGGGGCGGACGACCTGAAGGCCCACCCGTTCTTCAGCGCCATCGACTTCTCCAGCGACATCCGGAAGCAGCCCGCCCCCTACGTTCCCACCATCAGCCACCCCATGGACACCTCAAATTTTGACCCCGTAGATGAAGAAAGCCCGTGGAACGAGAATAGTGAAAGCAGCGCCAAGACCTGGGATACGCTCACCTCTCCCAATAACAAGCACCCTGAGCATGCGTTTTACGAATTCACCTTCCGGAGGTTCTTTGATGACAATGGCTACCCCTTTAGATGCCCAAAGCCTTCAGGAGCAGAAGCTTCGAAGTCTGAGAACTCAGAATTAGAAACTTCAGATCTGGTGGACCAGAGCGAAGGCTGCCAGCCGGTGTACGTGTAG
- the Lats2 gene encoding serine/threonine-protein kinase LATS2 isoform X2: protein MAGRALKQTGSRSIEAALEYISKMGYLDPRNEQIVRVIKQTSPGKGLVPTPVTRRPSFEGTGEAFPSYHQLGGAAYEGPGFSTDGPTPLEEVPRQYMDFLFPGVGPHSVPGHQHPPKAYGASMEAAGAHFPATCPAGPSLPLPGAHYGRAHLLVPGEPLGYGVQRSPSFQSKTPPESGGYAGLTAKGQGAPPGASITFPAPTAGLYGPHAHHKQGPGAHQLHVMGARGQVFAGDSPQQSLLVPSRNSLNVDLYELGGAPVQQWPAATLARRDSLQKPGLEAPRQHVAFRPDGPGPSRTNSFNSQQPRAGAPGQAEPSLPTPNTVTAVTAAHILHPVKSVRVLRPEPQTAVGPSHPAWVPAPATESLDSKDEHALGLGATGVYPLDVEYSGPDRRCPPPPYPKHLLLHSKSEQYDLDSLCAGVEQSLRGGPTTEPTDRSDKSHKSAKGDKGGKDKKQIQTSPVPVRKNSRDEEKRESRIKSYSPYAFKFFMEQHVENVIKTYQQKVNRRLQLEQEMAKAGLCEAEQEQMRKILYQKESNYNRLKRAKMDKSMFVKIKTLGIGAFGEVCLACKVDTHALYAMKTLRKKDVLNRNQVAHVKAERDILAEADNEWVVKLYYSFQDKDSLYFVMDYIPGGDMMSLLIRMEVFPEHLARFYIAELTLAIESVHKMGFIHRDIKPDNILIDLDGHIKLTDFGLCTGFRWTHNSKYYQKGNHIRQDSMEPSDLWDDVSNCRCGDRLKTLEQRARKQHQRCLAHSLVGTPNYIAPEVLLRKGYTQLCDWWSVGVILFEMLVGQPPFLAPTPTETQLKVINWENTLHIPAQVKLSPEARDLITKLCCSADCRLGREGADDLKAHPFFSAIDFSSDIRKQPAPYVPTISHPMDTSNFDPVDEESPWNENSESSAKTWDTLTSPNNKHPEHAFYEFTFRRFFDDNGYPFRCPKPSGAEASKSENSELETSDLVDQSEGCQPVYV, encoded by the exons ATGGCAGGCAGAGCGCTCAAGCAGACCGGCAGCAGGAGCATTGAAGCCGCCCTGGAGTACATCAGTAAAATGGGTTACCTGGACCCCAGGAATGAGCAGATCGTGCGAGTCATTAAGCAGACCTCCCCAG GAAAGGGCCTTGTGCCCACCCCGGTGACAAGGAGACCCAGCTTCGAAGGCACAGGGGAAGCGTTCCCATCCTACCACCAGTTGGGTGGTGCAGCCTATGAGGGCCCGGGCTTTAGCACAGATGGCCCCACACCACTGGAGGAAGTACCACGACAGTACATGGACTTCCTCTTCCCGGGAGTTGGTCCCCACAGTGTGCCTGGCCACCAGCATCCACCCAAGGCCTATGGTGCCAGCATGGAGGCAGCAGGAGCACATTTCCCAGCCACCTGCCCCGCCGGTCCATCCCTGCCACTTCCAGGTGCGCACTATGGCCGCGCGCACCTCCTAGTGCCCGGGGAGCCCCTGGGCTACGGTGTACAGCGCAGCCCCTCCTTCCAGAGCAAGACACCACCCGAGTCAGGGGGCTATGCTGGCCTGACTGCCAAGGGCCAGGGGGCCCCACCAGGCGCCAGCATCACCTTCCCAGCGCCCACTGCCGGACTGTATGGCCCTCATGCACACCACAAGCAGGGTCCTGGGGCCCACCAACTGCACGTGATGGGTGCCCGGGGCCAGGTGTTTGCTGGTGACAGCCCACAGCAAAGTCTGCTGGTCCCCTCCAGAAACAGCCTCAATGTGGATCTATATGAGCTGGGCGGTGCTCCAGTGCAGCAGTGGCCAGCAGCCACGCTGGCTCGCCGTGACTCATTGCAAAAGCCCGGCCTGGAGGCGCCACGCCAGCATGTGGCCTTCCGGCCTGACGGCCCAGGACCCAGCAGGACCAACTCCTTCAACAGTCAGCAGCCGCGGGCCGGTGCACCAGGCCAGGCTGAGCCTTCCCTGCCTACCCCCAACACTGTCACAGCCGTGACAGCCGCACACATCCTGCACCCAGTGAAGAGTGTGCGGGTACTGAGACCTGAACCACAGACCGCCGTGggcccctcccaccctgcctggGTGCCCGCACCTGCCACTGAAAGCCTGGACTCCAAGGATGAGCATGCCCTGGGCCTGGGTGCCACTGGTGTCTACCCACTGGACGTGGAGTACAGTGGCCCAGACCGCAGATGCCCACCACCACCCTACCCCAAACACCTGCTGCTGCACAGCAAGTCTGAGCAGTACGACCTGGACAGCCTGTGCGCCGGTGTGGAGCAGAGCCTCCGTGGGGGCCCAACTACAGAGCCCACCGACAGGAGCGACAAGAGCCACAAGAGTGCCAAGGGAGACAAAGGTGGCAAGGATAAAAAGCAGATCCAGACCTCTCCAGTGCCAGTTCGCAAAAATAGCAGAGATGAAGAGAAGAGGGAATCGCGCATCAAGAGCTACTCCCCATATGCCTTTAAATTCTTCATGGAGCAGCACgtggaaaatgtcataaaaacCTACCAGCAAAAGGTCAACCGGAGACTGCAGCTTGAACAAGAAATGGCCaaa GCTGGACTCTGTGAGGCTGAGCAGGAACAGATGAGGAAGATCCTCTACCAGAAGGAGTCGAATTACAACAGGCTGAAGAGGGCCAAGATGGACAAATCCATGTTTGTGAAAATCAAGACCCTGGGGATCGGTGCCTTTGGAGAAGTATGCCTTGCTTGTAAGGTGGACACTCATGCCTTGTATGCCATGAAGACCCTGAGGAAGAAAGATGTCCTGAACCGGAATCAGGTGGCCCACGTCAAGGCTGAGAGGGACATCCTGGCTGAGGCGGACAATGAGTGGGTGGTCAAACTCTACTACTCCTTCCAAGACAAAGACAGCCTTTACTTTGTGATGGACTACATCCCTGGGGGGGACATGATGAGCCTGCTGATCCGGATGGAGGTTTTCCCTGAGCACCTGGCCCGGTTCTACATTGCAGAGTTGACTCTGGCCATTGAGAGTGTCCACAAGATGGGCTTCATCCACCGAGACATCAAGCCTGACAACATTTTGATAGATCTGGATGGTCACATCAAACTGACAGATTTTGGCCTCTGCACTGGATTCAGGTGGACTCACAATTCCAAATACTACCAGAAAG GGAACCACATCAGACAGGATAGCATGGAGCCCAGTGACCTCTGGGATGATGTGTCTAACTGTCGATGTGGGGACAGACTGAAGACCCTGGAGCAGAGAGCACGGAAGCAGCACCAGAGGTGCCTGGCACATTCCCTAGTTGGAACCCCAAATTACATCGCACCAGAGGTGCTCTTGCGCAAAG GGTACACTCAGCTCTGTGACTGGTGGAGTGTTGGTGTGATTCTCTTCGAGATGTTGGTGGGACAGCCACCATTTTTGGCTCCTACTCCCACAGAAACCCAGCTAAAG GTGATAAACTGGGAGAACACACTCCACATTCCAGCCCAGGTCAAGCTGAGCCCGGAGGCAAGGGACCTCATCACCAAACTGTGCTGCTCTGCTGACTGCCGCCTGGGGCGGGAGGGGGCGGACGACCTGAAGGCCCACCCGTTCTTCAGCGCCATCGACTTCTCCAGCGACATCCGGAAGCAGCCCGCCCCCTACGTTCCCACCATCAGCCACCCCATGGACACCTCAAATTTTGACCCCGTAGATGAAGAAAGCCCGTGGAACGAGAATAGTGAAAGCAGCGCCAAGACCTGGGATACGCTCACCTCTCCCAATAACAAGCACCCTGAGCATGCGTTTTACGAATTCACCTTCCGGAGGTTCTTTGATGACAATGGCTACCCCTTTAGATGCCCAAAGCCTTCAGGAGCAGAAGCTTCGAAGTCTGAGAACTCAGAATTAGAAACTTCAGATCTGGTGGACCAGAGCGAAGGCTGCCAGCCGGTGTACGTGTAG